A genomic window from Cucumis melo cultivar AY chromosome 8, USDA_Cmelo_AY_1.0, whole genome shotgun sequence includes:
- the LOC103495829 gene encoding probable auxin efflux carrier component 1b, which translates to MISVSDLYHVLTAVVPLYVAMILAYGSVKWWKIFSPDQCSGINRFVALFAVPLLSFHFISSNNPFSMNLRFIAADTLQKLIVLAALAVWSHLSSKGSLEWSITLFSLSTLPNTLVMGIPLLKGMYGDSTGTLMVQIVVLQCIIWYTLMLFLFEYRGARLLIAEQFPDTAGEIVSFRVDSDILSLDGKEPLQTEAEIGEDGKLRVVVRKSTSSRSEVFSRRSHGGGGGVSLTPRPSNLTNAEIYSLQSSRNPTPRGSSFNHSDFFLGNASPRHSNFGNFGNFDEENGGLKSRGISGNVNGIFPSSNGYPAPASGGLFSPVTGPAATKKRNGGDGGKDLHMFVWSSSASPVSEGGINVFRSGDYDGPGAGGMNQKDFNEYGGDEFSFGNKSAVNGGGHDGGPVLSKLGSSSTAELHPKNGDDTAESKPTSMPPASVMTRLILIMVWRKLIRNPNTYSSLIGLAWSLISFRWNIAMPAIVARSIAILSDAGLGMAMFSLGLFMALQPKIIACGNTIASFAMAVRFITGPAVMAAASIAVGLRGVLLHIAIVQAALPQGIVPFVFAKEYNVHPDILSTGVIFGMLIALPITLVYYILLGL; encoded by the exons ATGATCTCTGTTTCTGATCTTTATCATGTCCTCACCGCCGTCGTCCCTCTCTACGTCGCCATGATCCTTGCCTACGGCTCCGTCAAATGGTGGAAAATCTTCTCCCCTGACCAATGCTCCGGCATCAACCGTTTCGTCGCACTCTTTGCCGTCCCCCTCCTCTCCTTCCATTTCATTTCCTCCAACAACCCTTTCTCTATGAACTTACGTTTCATCGCCGCGGATACGCTTCAGAAACTTATTGTCCTCGCCGCCCTCGCTGTTTGGTCTCATCTCTCTTCCAAAGGCTCTTTAGAATGGTCGATTACTCTGTTTTCTCTGTCCACTCTGCCTAACACTCTGGTAATGGGAATTCCTCTGTTGAAGGGAATGTACGGCGACTCCACCGGTACTTTAATGGTTCAAATCGTTGTTCTTCAGTGTATCATTTGGTATACATTGATGTTGTTCTTGTTCGAGTACAGGGGGGCTAGATTATTGATTGCAGAGCAGTTTCCGGATACTGCAGGGGAGATTGTTTCCTTTAGAGTTGATTCGGATATTCTGTCTTTAGATGGGAAAGAGCCGTTACAGACGGAGGCGGAGATTGGGGAAGATGGGAAGTTGAGAGTGGTGGTGAGGAAGTCGACGAGTTCTCGATCGGAGGTTTTTTCGCGGCGGTCGCACGGTGGTGGAGGTGGGGTTTCATTAACGCCGCGGCCGTCGAATTTGACTAATGCAGAGATATATTCTTTGCAGTCATCGAGGAACCCAACGCCGAGAGGATCGAGTTTTAATCATTCGGATTTCTTTTTGGGGAATGCGAGTCCGAGGCATTCGAATTTTGGTAATTTTGGGaattttgatgaagaaaatggAGGACTGAAAAGCAGAGGAATTAGTGGTAATGTCAATGGGATTTTTCCTAGCTCTAATGGGTACCCGGCGCCGGCGAGTGGGGGACTTTTTTCGCCGGTGACCGGACCGGCAGCGACGAAGAAGAGGAATGGCGGTGATGGGGGAAAGGATTTGCATATGTTTGTTTGGAGTTCGAGTGCGTCGCCGGTTTCCGAGGGTGGAATCAACGTTTTCCGGAGTGGAGATTACGACGGACCCGGCGCCGGTGGGATGAACCAGAAAG aTTTCAATGAGTATGGTGGGGATGAGTTCAGCTTTGGGAACAAGTCCGCCGTGAACGGCGGCGGACACGACGGAGGCCCTGTGCTATCTAAGCTTGGGTCAAGCTCCACTGCTGAACTCCACCCGAAAAATGGCGATGATACAGCAGAGTCTAAGCCGACCTCAATGCCCCCAGCGAGTGTGATGACAAGGTTGATTTTAATCATGGTTTGGAGGAAGCTGATTAGAAATCCTAATACATATTCAAGCCTGATCGGCCTTGCTTGGTCTTTGATCTCTTTTAG GTGGAATATTGCAATGCCAGCAATTGTGGCTAGATCGATCGCTATTTTATCCGATGCTGGGCTCGGAATGGCGATGTTTAGTCTCG GGTTGTTCATGGCATTGCAACCTAAAATCATTGCGTGTGGAAATACCATTGCCTCATTTGCCATGGCGGTCCGGTTCATCACTGGACCGGCGGTTATGGCAGCTGCCTCCATTGCTGTTGGGCTCAGAGGAGTTCTCTTGCACATTGCTATAGTCCAG GCTGCCCTACCTCAAGGGATTGTCCCTTTTGTGTTTGCTAAGGAATACAACGTTCATCCTGACATTTTGAGCACCGG AGTTATATTTGGGATGCTGATAGCTCTACCAATAACTTTGGTTTATTACATTTTGTTGGGACTTTGA